In the genome of Notamacropus eugenii isolate mMacEug1 chromosome 5, mMacEug1.pri_v2, whole genome shotgun sequence, one region contains:
- the RPL11 gene encoding large ribosomal subunit protein uL5 isoform X1, with translation MAQDQGEKENPMRELRIRKLCLNICVGESGDRLTRAAKVLEQLTGQTPVFSKARYTVRSFGIRRNEKIAVHCTVRGAKAEEILEKGLKVREYELRKNNFSDTGNFGFGIQEHIDLGIKYDPSIGIYGLDFYVVLGRPGFSIADKKRRTGCIGAKHRIGKEEAMRWFQQKYDGIILPGK, from the exons ATGGCG CAAGATCAGGGTGAGAAGGAAAACCCCATGCGGGAATTGCGAATCCGTAAGCTCTGCCTCAACATCTGTGTTGGGGAGAGTGGAGATCGACTGACCCGGGCAGCCAAAGTGTTGGAGCAGCTCACAGGCCAAACCCCAGTGTTCTCCAAAG CTCGCTATACTGTCAGGTCTtttggaatcaggagaaatgAGAAGATCGCTGTTCACTGTACAGTCCGTGGGGCCAAAGCTGAAGAGATTCTGGAGAAGGGGCTGAAG gTGCGAGAGTATGAGTTAAGGAAAAATAACTTCTCAGACACTGGCAACTTTGGCTTTGGGATCCAAGAGCATATCGATCTGGGGATTAAATACGACCCGAGCATTGGCATCTACGGCTTGGACTTCTATGTG GTATTGGGCAGGCCTGGGTTCAGCATTGCAGACAAGAAGCGTAGGACAGGCTGCATCGGGGCCAAACACAGAATTGGCAAAGAGGAAGCCATGCGCTGGTTCCAGCAGAAG TATGATGGCATCATCCTTCCTGGCAAATAA
- the RPL11 gene encoding large ribosomal subunit protein uL5 isoform X2 translates to MRELRIRKLCLNICVGESGDRLTRAAKVLEQLTGQTPVFSKARYTVRSFGIRRNEKIAVHCTVRGAKAEEILEKGLKVREYELRKNNFSDTGNFGFGIQEHIDLGIKYDPSIGIYGLDFYVVLGRPGFSIADKKRRTGCIGAKHRIGKEEAMRWFQQKYDGIILPGK, encoded by the exons ATGCGGGAATTGCGAATCCGTAAGCTCTGCCTCAACATCTGTGTTGGGGAGAGTGGAGATCGACTGACCCGGGCAGCCAAAGTGTTGGAGCAGCTCACAGGCCAAACCCCAGTGTTCTCCAAAG CTCGCTATACTGTCAGGTCTtttggaatcaggagaaatgAGAAGATCGCTGTTCACTGTACAGTCCGTGGGGCCAAAGCTGAAGAGATTCTGGAGAAGGGGCTGAAG gTGCGAGAGTATGAGTTAAGGAAAAATAACTTCTCAGACACTGGCAACTTTGGCTTTGGGATCCAAGAGCATATCGATCTGGGGATTAAATACGACCCGAGCATTGGCATCTACGGCTTGGACTTCTATGTG GTATTGGGCAGGCCTGGGTTCAGCATTGCAGACAAGAAGCGTAGGACAGGCTGCATCGGGGCCAAACACAGAATTGGCAAAGAGGAAGCCATGCGCTGGTTCCAGCAGAAG TATGATGGCATCATCCTTCCTGGCAAATAA